Within the Pseudomonadota bacterium genome, the region CGGACACGACCGTCCGTGTACAAGTCAAACATCCGCTGAGCCCCTTCAACGAATGTTGAGGAGCAATCCTTGTATGGTGTGCCGCCGTGAATTCCTATAGCGATGACGCCCGCCTCGAACGGTCGGTACATTAGCGCCGCCAGTGCGAAGAACGCGTTACGGCCACTGATTTCACCTGCTTCAAACCCGCTGCCTCCGGCGACGGCGAGGGTATCAAGCGAGACCCCATAATGGTCAGCCACTCTGCGCGCCGCTGCAGCCTCAAACTCTTCGCTCGGCTGGCCATGGCTGATATGGAGCGCGAGGGTGTTCGTCCCCTGCGATCGCAGGAGATGCAGGCAGGCGGCCGAGTCGAGGCCACCGCTTAGGAGCACCACAGCGTTCCCGCTTCCTGACCAGATACGCTCTTTGCCACCAACCATGGCCGCCTACTACCTCCTTCGTGCGGCTGCATTGTCGCCGATAAGGTGGACCTGGTCAGTAATCATGTGTGATCCGTGGTGAGGGCTCTCCGCCAAGGAGAGCGCTCACGCTCCGGTACGCGTCGCGCGGGATAGAATCTGGCTAGGGTTGGATGTCGGTCCTGCGATAGTTGAGCCAGGCGAGCAGTGGAGTCGTCCCGCCAGCGGAAAGAATTACGTCATCGAATCTAGGGTCGATTTGCTCTCTCCGGATGCCCTCAGCAACGTCGTCTGGGTCTATCCACCACCGGCCGGCCCCAAAATGTCCCTCCGAGTTTCCCCGAAGTCACCCACCGACGGACGGTAGAGCGAGCTACGCCTGTGACTCGGGCGGTCTCCCCCAACGACGTGAATGGTGCGCAGATCGGTTCGACGAGTTTCAACATGTTGGTCACCTTTTCTGTCCCCGCCCAGCACGCCGGGGACGGTGAAAGGGTGGCCGGTCCATGTTTCACACCCGCTAGGGTGTCGGGATGCAACCGATCTAGGGCGCCACTGCCAGGCCTTCCCAGAATAGCACAGCCTGAGGAGGGCCGCTTACGCCACCAACCGCACCTCCATCGGGACCTCGACCGCCGCCAATATACGGTCGCGGTTGAGGGTCCCCGCAACCACCTCTAGCGAACACGCGCCCTTCCAGGCGGGTGTTGGCGTTTGTGCGCCTGGCAGGCGCAACGGATAGCGCGGGCGCGCCGGCTCGAGAGGCGGGTTCCGTTTCGCGAGACGAAGAGTGGCGTGTCGACGGCGGTGCTCTGGCCACGAGCTCCACGAGCTGTGCGACGTAAATCCGGCGAAGATCCACATCAACGCTTCCACCGGGCTACTGGCCTCGCCGCAAGGGTGGTGATCGATACGTCGTGCACCACGAGCAGCTCGCGGACGAGGATGTCACGCGTCACGAACGGTCTACCTCACCGCGCGCGCATGGTTTCGTGCGACACGTCGGGGCCAGCTTGCTAGCCACGCAAGGTCCTGCTGCATTCGCTTCCGAGTTTTCTGTTCGCGCCGGAACAGCTCGTCGGTTTTCTGCCAACCCGCCCGGGGTTGGCGGCTGCCGGAGGCGGGACGCCTGGAGGAAGCCGCCGACCCGACCCGGGTTGGCGTCCGCCGGCGTGCGCCGGCACTTTCGCCACAACGGGTAGCGTAAGTGTGCGAAATGAGCTGCGGTGGTGTCCGGCATGCTTGGTGCGGTGTGCGAAGCATGACGCAACCACGCTACATCGTCCCTGGAATGACCGTGATGGTCACGCGCCGCACGCTGCGCCGCACCCACCTGTTTCGTCCAGACCCCGAGCTGACCGAGCTCTACCGGTATTGCCTGGCCGTCAGCGCGC harbors:
- a CDS encoding 7-cyano-7-deazaguanine synthase; translated protein: MVGGKERIWSGSGNAVVLLSGGLDSAACLHLLRSQGTNTLALHISHGQPSEEFEAAAARRVADHYGVSLDTLAVAGGSGFEAGEISGRNAFFALAALMYRPFEAGVIAIGIHGGTPYKDCSSTFVEGAQRMFDLYTDGRVRLAAPFLEWSKAQVLDYCRTAEVPVDATYSCEHGTNPVCGNCLSCKDRQVMAS